Below is a genomic region from Pseudomonas berkeleyensis.
GGCCTCCTTGAGCAGCAGTTGCACCGCCAGTACATCGGAGGCGGCGCCAGCCATGGAGATCACATAGGAACCCAGCGAGGCCGCAGGCGCAGCGGCCACTTCACGGCAGGTGGCGAGCACTTCGGCCGTATCGGCAGAGGGTCGGTAGTCGCTTGGCAGCAACGGTCTGCGGTTATCCAGTTCGCGCTGCAGGAAACTCAAGCGTGCGTCTTCGTCCCAGTCGGCGTAGCGCCCCAGACCAAGATAATCGGTAATTTCCGACAGCGCGGCGGCATGCCGTGCGGCGTCCTGGCGGACATCGAGACGCACCAGGAACAGGCCGAACGTCGCCGCCCGACGCAGGCAGTCGAGCAACGGGCCATCGGCGATCACGCCCATGCCGCACTCGTGCAGCGACTGGTAGCACAGTTGCAGCGGCGCCAGCAGGTCGCGATTGTCCTGCAACACCGCCGCACTGGGAGCCACGGCAGCCGTGAGCGCCTGTTGCGCCCAACTGCGGGTTTCACGCAGACGCTCACGCAGTTGCTTGAGCAGCGCCCGATAGGGTTCGGCACTGTCGCCGACCTGGGCAAGCAGCGCATCGCTGGCCTGCTGCATGGAAAGCTCGGCAGCCAGCTGATCGATGTCGCGCAGGTACAGATCCGCCGCCATCCAGCGCGCCAACAACAACACTTCACGGGTGACCTTGGCGGTGACATTGGGGTTACCGTCACGATCCCCGCCCATCCACGAAGCGAAGCGGATCGGCGCGGCTTCCAGCGGCAAGCGCAACCCAGTGGCGGCGTGCAGACTCTGGTCGGCCTTGCGCAGGAAACGCGGCACCGCTAGCCACAGCGAATGTTCGATGACCGCGAAGCCCCACTTGGCCTCATCCACCGGGCTGGGTCGGCTGCGACGGATCTCCTCGGTATGCCAGGCCTCGGCGATCAACCGCTGCAGCCGTTCGATGATGCGCTCGCGCTCGACCGGCAACAGGTCGCTGTGATCCAGCGCCGTCAGTTGCGCGGCGATGGCATCGTATTTCTGGATCAGGGTGCGCCGCGCCACTTCGGTAGGGTGCGCTGTCAGCACCAGTTGAATATCCAGGCGCCCCAACTGACGCGCCAGCTCATCGCCGCCCTGACCTGCGGCAAGCAGACGTTCGAGCAGTTCGTCGAGCACACGCAACTCGAAAGGTTCGGGCTCATTCGGCCGACGGCGACGTACCCGATGCTGTTGCTCGGCAATATTGGCCAGGTTGAGGAACTGATTGAAGGCGCGCGCCACGGGCAGCAACTCGTCGTCACCAAGATCGCCCAGGGTGCTGCTCAGTTGCTCGGCACCTGCCGCAGAGCCACGCCGACCGGCCTTGGCGCTCTTGCGAATGCGCTCGATCTTGTCGAGGAAGTCGTCGCCCAACTGAGTACTGATGGTTTGCCCAAGCAACTCGCCGAGCAGGTGAACTTCCTCACGTAGACGCGCATCGATTTCCGCCATGTCGCACTCCTTCTGCTAACCAAGGTCAACAGAGTGCACAGCCCTTCCGTTACTTACAAGGCTGGGTCGCCTCTCCCAATGCACATGCAAACAGTGCTGCATTGGGCGCCACCACCTGTTCGTTATTTTGTTCAAAAACCTTCATGAAATGCTCATAAATCCGTTTGGCATAAGCCTTTCCAACGCATGCCAGACGTCACCACGGGCGTGCAGAGCCCATTGAACAAGCTGTTCAATGCAGTGCTGCGAGGCAATTGAACGCATGGAGCGAGCGATAAGTTGACCAACCGGTCATCCCATAAAACATAAGCTCACTGTCTTTTTTTATGAACTATCCAAAAAAAATGCCTGTCCATTCGGTAGGCCATCAAGCAATGCCGGCATCAGCAACCCCTTGGGTAAAACGCCGTCCTGATGCGCCAGATGTCACGGATATCGTCATTCATAGGAGTGTTTCAAATGGAGTTAGCCGCCATGAAGACCCATACCGAAAAAGCCCAGCGCACTCGTCTGCATGGGATCAAGCTGGCTGCACTGGTACTGGGCAGCAGCCTGGTACTCGCGGGCTGCGCCGGTAATCCGCCCAGTGAGCAGTACGCCGTGACGCAGTCTGCCGTGAATTCGGCAATCAGCGCTGGCGGTACCGAGTTTGCCGCCGTGGAAATGAAATCGGCGCAGGACAAGCTCAAGGAGGCCGAACTGGCCATGCATGAGAAGGAGTACGAGAAAGCCCGCCGCCTGGCCGAACAGGCCGAGTGGGATGCTCGTCTCGCCGAGCGCAAGGCCCAGGCCGCCAAAGCCGAACAAGCACTGCAGGACGCCCGCCAGGGTGTGCAGGAACTGCGTGAGGAAGGCATGCGTAGCGCTCAGTGAGCCGCATGCACCCCACCCATTCGCTGACAGATCAAAGGATGAACGCCATGCGTAAACACGTAATGATCCCCGCCCTTCTGGCCCTGAGCGTCGGCCTGGCCGCCTGCTCGCACCAGCCCAATGCCAACCTGGAGTCGGCCCGCAGCAACTTCTCCACGCTGCAGAGCGACCCGCAGGCGAGCAAAGTCGCCGCACTGGAAACCAAGGAAGCCCAGGAATGGCTGAACAAGGCCGACAAGGCCTACATGGAGAAGGAAGACGAGAAGAAGGTCGACCAGCTGGCCTACCTGACCAATCAGCGCGTCGAGGTGGCCAAGCAGACCATCGCCCTGCGTACCGCCGAAGCCGAACTGAAGAACACCTCGGCGCAACGTGCCCAGGCCCTGCTCGATGCGCGTGATGCACAGATTCGCAAGCTGCAGGACAGCCTCAACGCCAAGCAGACCGAGCGCGGCACCCTGGTGACCTTCGGTGACGTACTGTTCGACTTCAACAAGGCCGAACTCAAGAGCAGCGCGCTGCCCAACGTCACGCAACTGGCGCGCTTCCTCCAGGAAAACCCGGAGCGTCAGGTGATCGTAGAGGGCTACACCGACAGCGTCGGCTCGGCCAGCTACAACCAGGGCCTGTCCGAGCGTCGCGCCGAATCCGTACGTCGCGCGCTGATTCGCGCTGGCGTCGAGCCGACGCGTATCGTCGCCCAGGGTTACGGCAAGGAGTATCCGGTTGCGGACAACTCCAGCGACTCCGGTCGTGCGCAGAACCGTCGCGTGGAGGTGACCATCTCCAACGACAACCAGCCGGTCGCACCCCGTTCGGCTAGCGGCGCCTGATAGCGCCAGCGCAATGAAGAAACCCGCCTGATGGCGGGTTTCTTTTTGGTCATGCGCCCTACGTAAGCGTTTTGGCCTTACTGCTCCAGTGCTGGAGTTTCCTGGCCCATGCAGCGCACGGCTTGCTTCTTGTTATCCACCAGCACGCCGGTCAGGCCCTTCTGTTGCAGGTCGAACAGCACCAGCACGCCGTCGATGCACTGCGCCACCTGGTCAGCAGGCTTCAGCGAAACCTTGTAGTCCTCGCCAGGAATGGTCTTGAGCATGGTGAAATCGGACAGCAGCAGCGCATCTTCCGGCTTGGCGAAGTGCACATAACCGTAATACCAGAGCACGCCAACGGTACCGACGATGCTGGCGACACCAGTGAGGATCAGAGGGATGGGATTGCGTTCGGTCATTGCAGATTCTCTGTTGCGGATTCGGTAGCCGGCACCTGGCGTTCGACAAAAGCCTGCGGCGCACTGAAAAACGCCAGCAACGATTGGCGCCAGGCGGGCTCGGCAAAGGTTTGCACGTGCGGCCCACGGGTTGCCTGAAAGGCGCGTGGCGGGCGCGCAGCTTGATACAAACGGCGACCATTGGAAAGCGGCACGATCGTATCGTCAACACTGTGATAGATCATCAGCGGCAAACCCTGGAGCCGATCGATGCTGTTGATTGCACTGTCGGCATCCGGTACCAGCCAGGACAATGGCACCTGCAACGGCCAGGTCAGCCAGGACGTGCTCAGTGCGTAGCGGGCGACATCACGGTAACTCGCCGGTACACCATCCAAGGCCATGCCCTGCAGGGCTGAGCGCCGCTCGGGATGTTCGGCCAGGTAATGCACGGCCAGAGCGCCACCAAGACTCTGCCCCAGCACGAAAAGCGGCGCGCTCTGCACCTGCGGCGCCTGTGCGAGCCAGGCGAAGGCCGCATCGATATCCTGATAGACCTCGGGTAATCGCGGCTTGCCGGCGGACAGGCCATAGCCCCGATAATCCAGCATCAGCACCTGATAGCCCTGCTCCGGCAGCCAGTGAACGCCGCCCAGGTGCCAGGCCAGATTGCCGCCATTGCCGTGCAGGTGCAGTACCGTACCCTTGACCTTCACCCCAGCCTTGGCCGGCAACCACCAGGCGTGCAGACGCGTGCCGTCGGCGGCGCGCAGTTCGATGTCGCGGTATTCCAGCCCGGCACGCTCCGGGGTGATCGGCAACCCTGGCTCGGGGTAAAACAACAAGCCACTGCAACCGACCAGCCACAGGCTGGCCAGCAGCAACGCCAGCGCTCGCAGGCTACTTGCCACCAGCGCGAACCTCTTCGCGCGCCTGTACGGTCGCGGCATAGACGCGCTCGGCCAGGCGCGAGAACGGCAAACTTTGAATCCACACCGTGCCGGTGCCCTTGAGCGTGGTCAGCAGAATGCCTTCGCCACCGAAGAGCATGCTCTTCAGGCCGCCAGCAAGAGCGATGTCGTAATCGATACCACTGCTGAAGGCCACCAGGCAGCCGGTGTCCAGACGCAGGGTTTCGTTGTTCAGCTCCTTGCGAATCACCGTGCCGCCGGCATGCACGAAGGCCAAACCATCACCTTCGAGCTTCTGCAGGATGAACCCTTCACCACCAAAGAACCCCGCGCCCAGACGCTTGGCAAAGCTGATACCAATGCTGGTGCCATGCGCCGCACAGAGAAAGGCATCTTTCTGGCAGATCAACCGGCCGCCTATCTTGGCCAGGTCGATGGGCACCACGGTACCCGGGTAAGGCGCGGCGAAGGCGACCCGCGCCTGGTTCTTGCCGGCATTGCTGAAGTGGGTCATGAACAGCGATTCGCCAGTCAGCATGCGCTTGCCGACGCTCCACAGCTTGCCCAGCAGACCGCTGGACGAGCCATCGCCCATACGCGTTTCGAAACGCACACCCTCGGTCATGTAGTTCATCGCCCCGGCTTCGGCGATCACCGTTTCGCCAGGGTCGAGAACGATCTCCACCGACTGCGCTGAGCTGCCGAGAATTTCGTAGTCGAGTTGATGGCTGGGCACTCGTTGGTCTCCTGGGTTGCTACGGCAGGGTTAGACAAGCTTCGTCGATCAGACTGCACGCTGGCGCCGTGGTGCGCACGGCGCACCCTGCAGTCGCTAGAGGATATTGGCGTAGTCCGCTTCGATCCGATCCAGGCTCAAATGGTTGAGGAAGTTGGAGAAGCACATCCAGGCCGACAGAGCGTTCATATCCTGGAACTGCGGCGGCAGGTACTTGGGCGGCAGCACCAGGCCTTCGTCCACCAGCTTGCGCAGGGTGCGCATATCTTCCAGGGTGGTCTTGCCGCAGAACAGCAGCGGAATCTGCTCCAGCTTGCCCTTGCGCACCGCCAACTGGATGTAGTTGTAGATCAGGATGAAACCCTTGAGATACGACAGATCCTTGGTGAACGGCAGGCCGTTCGGCAACGAACCACGGAACACCCGGCTGGCGTTGCTGTAGCCACCTTCCAGGCCGTAACCCTGCTCGCGGAAGAACTCGAACACCTCGAGGAAATCCGCCCCCTCTTCGGCCATGTGGATGGCGCGGGTACGGTTGGTCAGCTTGCGCAGGCGCGTCGGGTAGGAGGCGAAGGCGATCACTTCCATAAGGATGGCCAGGCCTTCCTGGGTCACCGTCGACGAGGGCGGGCCTTTGGCCAGGAAGGTGCAGATCGGCTGGTTCAAGCCATTGAGCGTGGTGCCGACATGCACCAGCCCCTCATGCACCTCCAGCGCCTTGACGTCACGCTCGTTGAAGCGCGCATCGCTGCGAATCTTGATGTAGTCGGCGCCAGCCGCGGCGTCGGCGAGGATACCGTCGGACTCGAACACGCGAATGGTGTCGTCGCCGAACACGCCGGCCAGGCGCTGTTGCAGGATACTCACCGCATCGGCGGCGCCAAGCACCTTGGGCTCGTCTTCCAGGTCGCCACGGGCGGCGATGTTGTTGAGGTAGTCCGAAAGCATCAGGCCGAGATCGGCGAGGGTCGGATCACCGGCATGGAAAGCGTCGGAGGCGGCGCCGTAGAGCTCTTGGCTGATCAGCCCGAAGTCCTCGGTGCCACGCGCCTCGAGCATGCGGATGACCATGCGGTATTCCTTGCACATGCGTCGCATGATCTGCCCGACCGGATTGAACTGGCCGAGCTGGCGGGTGATGTCGCGCTCGATGTTCTGGAATTCCAGCTTCTTCGCTTGCGCATCGAAGGCCAGCGGCCGGCTCAGGTAGTAGTCGCGATCCACCGCTGGTGGTTGCTTGCCCTTGGCCTTGAGAAAACCGTCGCGGATGCCGTCATCCCACTTCACTGCATCGAGCACGCGGATCGGCGTCTGCGCCTCGACGATACGGTCGCTCAGGGCACGAATGCAGAGCTGGTAATCGTCCAGTTTTTGCTGGCTGTTCATTGCTTTTCCTAGTCGGCACCCCGCTGATAGCGCGCCACTTCGACGAACAGGTCGGCGTTGGCCGGATCGTCGAGGTAAGCGAGTACCTTCTCCAGCGGGCTGGTGATCAAGGCACCATCGGCTTCGGGCATGGAGACGGTCTGGCCTTCCAGCAGGCCCTTTTCCATGTCCTGAAGGATGCGGTCGGTATCGAGGTTGTACACCACCAGTTCGTTGTCCCGGGTCAGCTCGAAACCGGCGATGGCGAAGTTGGCACCGAGGCTCTTGGGCAGCCCAGCCGAGAGATACCAGCGACGACCGTGGTGGGCGACGGTGAAGCCAAACTCCTCGAGGCTGTCGAGGTTGTCCGCACTGCCTTCGTAAATGCGCGCTTCGTACAGGTTGGCACCGGCACGGGTGATTTCCAGAAAGAGCTGATCGCCCCATTCGTCCTGCCGGGTCCATTCGCCCAGCAGCGGGATCGGTGCCGCCTCATTGGCCGGAATCGGATCCTTGAAAGTGACCAGACAGCCACTCAACATCAGGAAGGATAAGGCGACCAGTACGCGCCAGGCTTTCATTTCGCTCTCCTTGTGAAAACCACCAGCCGGTTGGGCATCAAAGCCCGAGAACCAGGTTCATGTAGCGTTTAAGGATGGCCAGCATTCCCTGGCTGTCCAGATTCTCGATGCCGTCGAGCAGGCCCTGATACTCCATCCGCACGATGGTAGCCGTCAACAGCACGGCATCCTGCTCCGGCTGGCGCGAGCCGAGCACTTCGAAGAAGTGCGTCACACCCTGCTGCAGGATCTGGCGATGGGCGCGAACCAGGTCACTCAGGCGTGGATTGAGCAGCGCCTCCTGCTGGAACGCCTGCTCGGCGATCAGGTGCTCGCGGCGCTCGCGCAACTGACGTTGCACGTATTGCACCGCCAGCTCGGCGATTTCATCGGCCAGTTGTCGACGCGCAGCTTCACTGCCATCGAGACGACCGACCATCTCCTGCAGCGCGCCCTGGGTGCTGGCCCAGAAAGCCGCCATCTGCGCGGCGCTGCGTTCGACGAACAAGGCGAAGGTATCGGTGATCAGGTCATCGATATCCTTGAAGTAATAAGTCGTGGCCGACAGCGGTACCTGCGCCTCGGCAGCGACCGCGCGGTGACGTACGGCGCGCACGCCATCGCGCACGATGATGCGCATGGCGGCATCGAGAATCGCCTGGCGGCGTTGCTCGCTACCTTGTCGGCTGGCCTTGCGGCCCTGGTACTGGACACTCTCGGCAACGGCGTTGGCTGCCTCGGTGGCATTCGGGGACGCAGAAACGGAACTCACTATGGGTCGACCCTCTACGTTCTGGTTATGGCACTCAGAGTAATGGTTAACAGGCCGTTGAAACACCATCCACGCCGACACGCCCCACAAAGTGGAACGACAGGTAGCAAAAAGCCGCCCGAAGGCGGCTTTTCGTGAGGCATCAAGCCTGCGGACGCATGTGCGGGAACAGGATGACGTCGCGGATCGACGGCGAGTTGGTCAGCAGCATCACCAGGCGGTCGATACCGATGCCTTCACCGGCGGTGGGCGGCATGCCGTACTCGAGCGCACGAACGAAGTCGGCGTCGTAGTGCATGGCTTCGTCGTCACCGGCGTCCTTCTCCGCCACCTGGGCGAGGAAACGCTCGGCCTGGTCTTCAGCGTCGTTGAGCTCGGAGTAGGCGTTGGCGATCTCGCGGCCACCGATGAACAGCTCGAAGCGGTCGGTGACGCTCGGATTCTGGTCGTTGCGACGCGCCAGCGGCGAGACTTCAAACGGGTACTCGGTGATGAAGTGCGGCTGCTCCAGCTTGCTCTCCACCAGCTCCTCGAAAATCATCACCTGCAGCTTGCCCAGGCCTTCGTGGCCGAGCACCTTGGCGCCGGCCTTCTTGGCGATGGCGCGGGCCTTCTCGACGTCGTTCAGGTCAGCCGCGGTGATGTCCGGGTTGTACTTGAGGATCGAGTCGTACACCGAAAGACGCACGAACGGCTCGCCGAAGTGGAACACCTTGTCACCGTACGGCACGTCGGTGGTGCCCAGCACGGCCAGGGCCAGCTCGCGGAACAGCTCCTCGGTCAGATCCATGTTGTCGCGGTAGTCGGCGTAGGCCTGGTAGAACTCGAGCATGGTGAACTCGGGGTTGTGCCGGGTCGAGACGCCTTCGTTACGGAAGTTGCGATTGATCTCGAATACTTTCTCGAAGCCGCCAACCACCAGGCGCTTGAGGTACAGCTCCGGGGCGATACGCAGGAACATGGCCATGTCCAGCGCATTGTGATGGGTCTCGAACGGCTTGGCCGCCGCGCCACCGGGGATGGTCTGCAGCATCGGGGTTTCCACTTCGAGGAAACCGCGGTCATTGAGGAAACGACGGATGTGGGCGATCACCTGCGAGCGCACGCGGAAGGTGTGGCGGGTTTCCTCGTTGACGATCAGGTCGACGTAGCGCTGGCGGTAGCGCTGCTCGGTGTCGGTCAGGCCGTGGTGTTTGTCAGGCAGCGGACGCAGCGACTTGGTCAGCAGGCGCACGTTGGTCATGTGCACGTACAGGTCGCCCTTGCCGGAACGCGCCAGGGTGCCTTCGGCGGCGATGATGTCGCCCAGATCCCAGGTCTTGATCGCTTCCAGGGTCTCGGCCGGCAGGCCCTTGCGGTCGACGTAGACCTGCAGGCGACCGGAGGTGTCCTGCAGCACCATGAAGGCGCCACGGTTGAGCATGATGCGCCCGGCAATCTTCACCGGGATGGCAGCGGCTTCCAGCTCTTCCT
It encodes:
- the ppc gene encoding phosphoenolpyruvate carboxylase, which produces MAEIDARLREEVHLLGELLGQTISTQLGDDFLDKIERIRKSAKAGRRGSAAGAEQLSSTLGDLGDDELLPVARAFNQFLNLANIAEQQHRVRRRRPNEPEPFELRVLDELLERLLAAGQGGDELARQLGRLDIQLVLTAHPTEVARRTLIQKYDAIAAQLTALDHSDLLPVERERIIERLQRLIAEAWHTEEIRRSRPSPVDEAKWGFAVIEHSLWLAVPRFLRKADQSLHAATGLRLPLEAAPIRFASWMGGDRDGNPNVTAKVTREVLLLARWMAADLYLRDIDQLAAELSMQQASDALLAQVGDSAEPYRALLKQLRERLRETRSWAQQALTAAVAPSAAVLQDNRDLLAPLQLCYQSLHECGMGVIADGPLLDCLRRAATFGLFLVRLDVRQDAARHAAALSEITDYLGLGRYADWDEDARLSFLQRELDNRRPLLPSDYRPSADTAEVLATCREVAAAPAASLGSYVISMAGAASDVLAVQLLLKEAGLRRPMRVVPLFETLADLDNAGPVIDRLLGLPGYCARLHGPQEVMIGYSDSAKDAGTTAAAWAQYRAQEELVRLCAEHQVELLLFHGRGGTVGRGGGPAHAAILSQPPGSVAGRFRTTEQGEMIRFKFGLPDIAEQNLNLYLAAVLEATLLPPPAPEPSWRAMMDRLASAGVTAYRAVVREHPQFVEYFRQATPEQELGRLPLGSRPAKRREGGVESLRAIPWIFAWTQTRLMLPAWLGWEQALGQALADGDGELLKQMRERWPFFRTRIDMLEMVLAKADASIAALYDERLVEPALRPLGAQLRDLLSQACAAVLELTGQSQLLAHSVETLESISVRNTYLDPLHLLQAELLARCRLREQAPESPLEQALLVSVAGIAAGLRNTG
- a CDS encoding DUF4398 domain-containing protein; the encoded protein is MELAAMKTHTEKAQRTRLHGIKLAALVLGSSLVLAGCAGNPPSEQYAVTQSAVNSAISAGGTEFAAVEMKSAQDKLKEAELAMHEKEYEKARRLAEQAEWDARLAERKAQAAKAEQALQDARQGVQELREEGMRSAQ
- a CDS encoding OmpA family protein, yielding MRKHVMIPALLALSVGLAACSHQPNANLESARSNFSTLQSDPQASKVAALETKEAQEWLNKADKAYMEKEDEKKVDQLAYLTNQRVEVAKQTIALRTAEAELKNTSAQRAQALLDARDAQIRKLQDSLNAKQTERGTLVTFGDVLFDFNKAELKSSALPNVTQLARFLQENPERQVIVEGYTDSVGSASYNQGLSERRAESVRRALIRAGVEPTRIVAQGYGKEYPVADNSSDSGRAQNRRVEVTISNDNQPVAPRSASGA
- a CDS encoding alpha/beta hydrolase, with the protein product MASSLRALALLLASLWLVGCSGLLFYPEPGLPITPERAGLEYRDIELRAADGTRLHAWWLPAKAGVKVKGTVLHLHGNGGNLAWHLGGVHWLPEQGYQVLMLDYRGYGLSAGKPRLPEVYQDIDAAFAWLAQAPQVQSAPLFVLGQSLGGALAVHYLAEHPERRSALQGMALDGVPASYRDVARYALSTSWLTWPLQVPLSWLVPDADSAINSIDRLQGLPLMIYHSVDDTIVPLSNGRRLYQAARPPRAFQATRGPHVQTFAEPAWRQSLLAFFSAPQAFVERQVPATESATENLQ
- a CDS encoding TIGR00266 family protein; this translates as MPSHQLDYEILGSSAQSVEIVLDPGETVIAEAGAMNYMTEGVRFETRMGDGSSSGLLGKLWSVGKRMLTGESLFMTHFSNAGKNQARVAFAAPYPGTVVPIDLAKIGGRLICQKDAFLCAAHGTSIGISFAKRLGAGFFGGEGFILQKLEGDGLAFVHAGGTVIRKELNNETLRLDTGCLVAFSSGIDYDIALAGGLKSMLFGGEGILLTTLKGTGTVWIQSLPFSRLAERVYAATVQAREEVRAGGK
- a CDS encoding flavohemoglobin expression-modulating QEGLA motif protein, whose product is MNSQQKLDDYQLCIRALSDRIVEAQTPIRVLDAVKWDDGIRDGFLKAKGKQPPAVDRDYYLSRPLAFDAQAKKLEFQNIERDITRQLGQFNPVGQIMRRMCKEYRMVIRMLEARGTEDFGLISQELYGAASDAFHAGDPTLADLGLMLSDYLNNIAARGDLEDEPKVLGAADAVSILQQRLAGVFGDDTIRVFESDGILADAAAGADYIKIRSDARFNERDVKALEVHEGLVHVGTTLNGLNQPICTFLAKGPPSSTVTQEGLAILMEVIAFASYPTRLRKLTNRTRAIHMAEEGADFLEVFEFFREQGYGLEGGYSNASRVFRGSLPNGLPFTKDLSYLKGFILIYNYIQLAVRKGKLEQIPLLFCGKTTLEDMRTLRKLVDEGLVLPPKYLPPQFQDMNALSAWMCFSNFLNHLSLDRIEADYANIL
- a CDS encoding TetR/AcrR family transcriptional regulator, with protein sequence MSSVSASPNATEAANAVAESVQYQGRKASRQGSEQRRQAILDAAMRIIVRDGVRAVRHRAVAAEAQVPLSATTYYFKDIDDLITDTFALFVERSAAQMAAFWASTQGALQEMVGRLDGSEAARRQLADEIAELAVQYVQRQLRERREHLIAEQAFQQEALLNPRLSDLVRAHRQILQQGVTHFFEVLGSRQPEQDAVLLTATIVRMEYQGLLDGIENLDSQGMLAILKRYMNLVLGL
- the lysS gene encoding lysine--tRNA ligase — encoded protein: MSDQQLDHNELQQEENKLIAQRKEKLAAVREQGIAFPNDFRRDSLCADLQKQYEGKSKEELEAAAIPVKIAGRIMLNRGAFMVLQDTSGRLQVYVDRKGLPAETLEAIKTWDLGDIIAAEGTLARSGKGDLYVHMTNVRLLTKSLRPLPDKHHGLTDTEQRYRQRYVDLIVNEETRHTFRVRSQVIAHIRRFLNDRGFLEVETPMLQTIPGGAAAKPFETHHNALDMAMFLRIAPELYLKRLVVGGFEKVFEINRNFRNEGVSTRHNPEFTMLEFYQAYADYRDNMDLTEELFRELALAVLGTTDVPYGDKVFHFGEPFVRLSVYDSILKYNPDITAADLNDVEKARAIAKKAGAKVLGHEGLGKLQVMIFEELVESKLEQPHFITEYPFEVSPLARRNDQNPSVTDRFELFIGGREIANAYSELNDAEDQAERFLAQVAEKDAGDDEAMHYDADFVRALEYGMPPTAGEGIGIDRLVMLLTNSPSIRDVILFPHMRPQA